One region of Bactrocera neohumeralis isolate Rockhampton chromosome 5, APGP_CSIRO_Bneo_wtdbg2-racon-allhic-juicebox.fasta_v2, whole genome shotgun sequence genomic DNA includes:
- the LOC126758619 gene encoding heparan-alpha-glucosaminide N-acetyltransferase: MSQFVEYTEPVWRGMNMRDLKVDEAYLVVKSHYNKPAYLYSRSEECYTCPFSFAKSMHNFTFKLNVARGWEFKVYDKEMDALTANEVQCNDTNCNSVCDLYASATELQEFGVYNFTLHENGSCELITDKAGVNVNLSLASVFILVTLVLAAIRMACCAWRSYTFSPEAAAATEINAAVAPAQTSKRMRSLDAFRGMAIVLMIFVNSGGGDYWWIEHAPWNGLHLADVVFPSFLWIMGVCIPISIKSQVARGTSKARICRRIVWRSLKLFAIGVCLNSINGPQMSNLRIMGVLQRFAVAYLVCGLVHTVFIEREFVMPQIAWKRALCDIILLKTEFLVMLSLIAIYLGLIFGLPVPNCPTGYLGPGGKHANAQYPNCTGGANGYVDRLILGDAHIYQHPTAKFIYGAQAFDPEGVFGCLLTVVQAFLGVLAGVIILVHTGWSARIKRWLYWSLALALLGGALCFFTVEAGPIPINKNLWSLSFVCVTSALAFFVLSILYFVIDVRRWWTGYPFVESGMNAIIMYVGHTVMHKMLPWHWRIGPMNTHFVLLLEATWNTLLWVAIALYLDSIKFYYSL, encoded by the exons TGCCCATTTAGCTTTGCGAAATCAATGCACAACTTTACATTCAAATTAAATGTGGCGCGTGGCTGGGAATTTAAAGTGTATGACAAAGAAATGGATGCGCTGACCGCTAATGAAGt GCAATGCAATGACACGAACTGTAACAGTGTGTGCGATTTGTATGCGTCCGCAACAGAGTTGCAAGAATTTGGGGTTTATAATTTTACGTTGCATGAAAATGGTAGCTGTGAGCTGATAACAGATAAAGCGGGCGTCAATgtcaatttat CGCTCGCTTCGGTGTTTATCCTAGTCACTTTGGTTTTGGCTGCGATACGAATGGCTTGCTGCGCTTGGCGTTCGTATACATTCAGCCCCGAGGCGGCCGCTGCAACTGAAATCAATGCTGCGGTTGCGCCTGCGCAGACGAGCAAACGAATGCGCAGTTTGGATGCTTTTAGGGG CATGGCAATTGTTTTGATGATATTTGTAAATAGTGGCGGCGGTGACTACTGGTGGATCGAACATGCACCTTGGAATGGTCTACATTTGGCAGATGTTGTCTTTCCTTCATTCTTATGGATTATGGGCGTTTGCATACCGATTTCGATTAAGTCGCAAGTGGCGCGTGGGACGTCGAAGGCGCGAATATGTCGACGTATCGTTTGG cgtTCACTTAAACTATTTGCTATCGGCGTATGTCTAAATTCCATTAATGGTCCACAAATGTCCAATTTACGTATAATGGGTGTACTACAACGGTTTGCTGTTGCATATCTAGTCTGTGGATTGGTTCACACCGTCTTTATTGAGAGGGAGTTTGTGATGCCTCAG ATTGCTTGGAAGCGCGCTTTATGCgatattattttgttgaaaacagaatttttggTAATGCTCTCACTCATTGCCATTTACTTGGGTTTAATCTTCGGACTTCCAGTGCCAAATTGTCCGAC CGGTTATCTCGGTCCTGGCGGCAAGCACGCGAACGCACAATATCCCAACTGTACAGGCGGCGCTAACGGTTATGTAGATCGTTTGATTTTAGGCGATGCGCACATCTATCAGCATCCCACCGCGAAATTTATATACGGCGCACAGGCTTTCGATCCCGAAGGTGTCTTTG GCTGCCTTTTGACTGTGGTGCAGGCATTTTTAGGCGTCCTCGCTGGTGTTATTATATTGGTGCATACCGGTTGGAGCGCACGCATTAAACGCTGGCTGTATTGGTCGCTTGCTCTGGCTCTGCTGGGTGGCGCCCTTTGCTTTTTCACTGTGGAAGCTGGTCCCAtaccaattaataaaaatctttg GTCTCTTTCTTTTGTTTGTGTCACCTCTGCTTTGGCTTTCTTCGTGCTCAGCATACTCTACTTTGTTATTGACGTGCGTCGCTGGTGGACGGGCTATCCGTTTGTGGAGTCTGGCATGAATGCAATTATTATGTATGTGGGTCATACCGTTATGCATAAAATGTTGCCGTGGCACTGGCGCATTGGACCGATGAATACCCATTTCGTGCTTTTGCTTGAAGCCACTTGGAATACCTTACTTTGGGTGGCGATTGCACTCTATTTAGATTCTATTAAGTTTTATTATAGTTTATAA